CTTTAGAAGGGTTAAAAACATGTAAGATCATGCCATTATGGAGTATTAATTTAACTCCCTGTTGCCAATAACTAATATCTATGTTTTTATCCTTTAATGTCTTTATAATTTCAATAAAACTTTGTTCCTTTATAAAATATCCACCTGTAACGAATGATTTAATATGAAAATTTTTCAGTATAAAAGGTAGACCGCCAGCATGGTCACTATGGGGATGCGTGTTTATTACATAATCAAGGGTCTTGATCTTTTTAGATAAAAGAATGGGTGTTATGATATATTTACCTATATCAAAATCAGATTTATAACCTCCTCCGCCGTCTATTAATATCCTCATGCCTTTGGGTGCTTCAAGAAGCATAGCCTCTCCCATGCCAACATCCATGAGATTCAAACAAACATGGTTATTATATCTGTTATCCAAGGCAAGATAAATGTATATTATCAAAAGAGGTGATAGAACAAAATAAAAGACATGTCTAACAGTCCTATTGCCTATAAATATTAGAGATAAGGCAACAGCATAAAATAGCAATGCCTCCACCAGGTTAGGTCTTATTATGGGAAAGATATAGCCAAAATCCAAAAAATTAATGATGGATATATTAATATTGATTATCTCGCCTGCCAACTTTACTAAATACTCACCATAAGGCATAGAAATACCCAACAGACATAATGGAATCGAGATCATACACAAAAGGGGGATGGATATTAGATTATGAAGGGTAGAGAACAGATTAACCCCGTAAAAATGGTAGGCCACAACAGGTAATGTGCCTATGGTGGCAGATAGGGTTGTCAAAATGGAGATTACAAGCCATTTCAAGGGTTTGAAGCCTGTCTTGATAAGAGGATATACCTTCTTCATTATCAAGACAATAAAGACAACGCTTAAAAAAGAAAGCTGAAACGATGGCAAAAAAAGGGAATGAGGATAGATAAGGAGTATAGCAAGGCCGCACAAAGCAATGGTATTCATCAAATCCCTCTGCCTTTCAAAAAAAACAGAAAGTAAAAATATGGTAACCATGATGGTTGCCCTTATAGTGGAAATACCTGCGCCGGAGATAAGCATAAAGATCAAGGGAAATAATATGGTTATAATAGATGCATATTTCTTGTCACTCCCTGAAAGCCTCAAGACCCTGTTTCTACCTAAAAGCCATTTTGTTATAAAAAAGAAAAAACCTGTAATAATGCCTATGTGGAGACCTGATATGGCAAGTATATGGGATGTCCCTGTCCTCTGGAATAAGGACTTTGTATCTTCATCTATAGAGGTCTTATCCCCTATTATCAATGCCTTTATTATGGCACCATGTCTTGCCCCTGATTCATTTATCTTATCCTGTATCATCTTACGAATATTTAGAATAACCCCCTTTCCTTCTTGAACCCCTGTTATATCCCCTTTAATTTCATAGTGGATACCTTCAAGTTTTTTAATCCATTTCCATGATGTCATATATGGATTTTTAAATGTCTCGTGAAGTTCGGTAATACTACCAAAGACCCTTATCCTGTCACCTATATTCAAGTCCCTATCGGTTCTCAAGACTGCATGAATACCCTTAAATATATCCGGATTTGAGAGCTTCAAAACCTTAATATTTTTAGAAGTCTCCGCCAACTTACCTTCAAATATAAATCTCTCATTGTTAACATTTATGTCACCGGCACCTTTAACAAGAATATTGATACGAATCATACCTATGAGGCAAAGGCAGATAAAAATCAAAAAAACACAGATTCTTCTGTATCTGGTAAGAAAAAAAGGTGCTACAGATGCAATTGCAAGGACAGATAGGCAGAGATATTTTAATGAATAATCATAAAAGACACCTAAATATATACCCAGGGTAAAACAGAGAACAGCAATTATGAACAAGCTTCCCTAATGCCTTCTAAAAATGCACGGACATTAATACCCAAGTCAGGGACATAATATCCACCCTCCAGTATGGAAAAGACATTGGAGTTAGAAGAGGCAAGCATATTCCCTATGGTTCTAAAATCTTCTGTTGTAAGGAGCGCACCCCAGTCTTTGATGTATGTGTCAAAGCCGGCAGAGCAACCTACAACATCAAACTGGTCGGCATCTTTCAGGGAATCTTCCAGGTCTCTCATAAAATTACCCCTTGGATAAGCATCTATATTTCTAAACCTTATTCTTTCATCGCCTTTTAATATATCATAGGTGCCGTTTCCATAATGGAGGTCTATATCTACAATTAGGGCTGTATTGATCTTCCCATCTTTCAAGAGTTTCTTTATGGCTATTGCCATATTGTTGAAGAAACAAAAACCTCCGTTGAAATTATACCCTGCATGATGTCCAGGGGGTCTAATAAGGGCAAATGATGGCATATTTAGGCTAATCTCTGATGCTTTTATTGCCCCACCTACTGATTTTTTTGCCACATAATATACGTCTTCTTTTCTCCGCACAGACTCTATAAGCTCATCGCTGTGGCATAATCTTAGGTCATCTATTGTGCATGGTTCAGGTTCGATAATATCTGCCATATCCATTATCTTAAAATAGATTGAGGAGATCCTATCTGGGTTTTCACAATCCACTGTGTAATAATCGGTATAAAAATCCTCACTGTAAACAACCGGTATCTTCATGCGTATTTTTTAAAACATTAGAAACAGGATAGTCAATAAAAAAAGGGCATAATTTATTTTTGCGCTTTCTTCCAAATTATCTTTTTTGTGCTATATTTAATAGCTATGATTAATGATATTTGTTCAAAAGACCTTATGGGAATATGTATTTCACCATGGGAGGCATTTTTAATTATAAAGGAAGATGGCACTATATCATATCTAAATCCTGCTGCAGAAAAGATGCTGGGTTACAAAAAAGAGGAGGCTTTTGGAAAACACCTCCAAATGTTTCTATCTCCAGCAGATATCCATGAAGCCCAAAAAATAGAACTGGGTTTACTGGAAGCACAATCTACATTACCTTATGCAAAATCGGGCATAAATGATGAAGGCAGGACCATCGAGGTATCCATATCAAAAAAAGATGGTGAGGAATTATTTGTATCTCTGAAATTTATATGTGTCGTCTCCGAAGACCATAAAAATATAGTATGTATCATACACGATAAAACTGAACAAAAAATTGCCCAATATGCATTAAAACAATCTGAGGAAGAATACAGAACATTATTTGAAGAATTCAGGGATGTCATCTTCGTAACATCACCTGAAGGAAGATTCATCCAGATAAACAAAGCAGGCGTTAAGCTTTTCGGATACAAATCAAAAGAAGAACTTTTAAAAGAAAATATAAATAATCTTTATGTAAATAATGAAGACTATGAAACTTACAAAAAAGCCATTGAAAAAAATGGCTATGTAGATGCCTTTGAAGTAAAACTTAAAGACAAGAAAGGCAATGAGATTATTGCATCAATAACAGCAAATGTTGCCTACGATAGAACAGGAAATGCAAAATTCTATCGAGGCATTATACGCGATATAACTAACATAAAAAGACTTAAACAAAAGATCGATGAATTACAAAGGCTTGAAGACATAGGCAGACTCTC
Above is a window of Syntrophorhabdaceae bacterium DNA encoding:
- a CDS encoding DNA internalization-related competence protein ComEC/Rec2 — protein: MFIIAVLCFTLGIYLGVFYDYSLKYLCLSVLAIASVAPFFLTRYRRICVFLIFICLCLIGMIRINILVKGAGDINVNNERFIFEGKLAETSKNIKVLKLSNPDIFKGIHAVLRTDRDLNIGDRIRVFGSITELHETFKNPYMTSWKWIKKLEGIHYEIKGDITGVQEGKGVILNIRKMIQDKINESGARHGAIIKALIIGDKTSIDEDTKSLFQRTGTSHILAISGLHIGIITGFFFFITKWLLGRNRVLRLSGSDKKYASIITILFPLIFMLISGAGISTIRATIMVTIFLLSVFFERQRDLMNTIALCGLAILLIYPHSLFLPSFQLSFLSVVFIVLIMKKVYPLIKTGFKPLKWLVISILTTLSATIGTLPVVAYHFYGVNLFSTLHNLISIPLLCMISIPLCLLGISMPYGEYLVKLAGEIININISIINFLDFGYIFPIIRPNLVEALLFYAVALSLIFIGNRTVRHVFYFVLSPLLIIYIYLALDNRYNNHVCLNLMDVGMGEAMLLEAPKGMRILIDGGGGYKSDFDIGKYIITPILLSKKIKTLDYVINTHPHSDHAGGLPFILKNFHIKSFVTGGYFIKEQSFIEIIKTLKDKNIDISYWQQGVKLILHNGMILHVFNPSKEITEDNLNNTSLVFKIIYRDTSFLFTGDIESHVEKRLIMENMPLKADVLKIPHHGSNNSSSMEFILAVEPKLAVMSVGKGIKGLPGRETLKRYRINSIPVLSTLENGFIRVCTDGRRIFYSNEMGR